One segment of Chelmon rostratus isolate fCheRos1 chromosome 17, fCheRos1.pri, whole genome shotgun sequence DNA contains the following:
- the angptl6 gene encoding angiopoietin-related protein 6 — translation MERTLTLGLTLFLTLCLDIPAAGGRKEGAHGENTQKRSSRSPDAKAGRCSYTFIVPQQKLTGALCLNTQSATTNHSEVAVLRAELIRQQEQLEKLRGQLEQEGSLAMEVRALRKESNSMNSRIAQLYAQLLHEVIHKKDQALEQRRVENLLLNATTQALQVSSNYRELEKKYGALTSMMSSQNQFIARLEKQCQCRDPTQSSVVTTEPPKSRPNVHPNYSSEANEMTNDVQRDQSAPPPRQEKTVHSLPTAMATNTPTAPPFISFPVTKTPGPWRDCQHVLESGETTSGIYLLRPQSANRLLQAWCEQSQAQGGWTVIQRRQDGSVNFFRTWEQYKQGFGNLDGEYWLGLEHLYWMTKQAQYKLRVALEDWQGRQVFAEYDSFHLEPESDWYRLRLGQYHGNAGDSLSWHNNKAFTTLDRDKDGYTGNCAHYQKGGWWYHMCAHSNLNGVWYRGGHYRSRYQDGVYWAEFHGGSYSLKRVSMMIKPT, via the exons ATGGAGAGGACACTGACACTGGGTCTGACTCTTTTCTTAACACTCTGCCTGGACAtaccagcagctggaggacggAAGGAGGGGGCTCATGGCGAGAACACCCAGAAACGTTCATCGCGGTCTCCAGATGCAAAAGCAGGCCGCTGCTCCTACACCTTCATTGTTCCCCAGCAAAAGCTGACAGGTGCGCTGTGTCTGAACACCCAGTCTGCCACTACCAACCACTCCGAGGTGGCGGTGCTGCGGGCGGAGCTCATAAGGCAGCAGGAACAGCTGGAGAAGCTCCGGGGCCAGCTGGAGCAGGAGGGCTCCCTTGCCATGGAGGTAAGAGCCCTGCGCAAAGAGAGCAACAGCATGAATTCTCGCATTGCTCAGCTCTACGCGCAGCTGCTACATGAAGTCATCCACAAGAAAGACCAGGCGTTGGAGCAGCGAAGGGTGGAGAACCTCCTGCTAAATGCTACAACACAG GCGCTGCAGGTGTCCAGTAACTACAGGGAGCTGGAGAAGAAATATGGAGCCCTCACCTCCATGATGAGCTCCCAGAACCAGTTCATTGCTCGGCTGGAGAAGCAGTGCCAGTGCAGGGACCCCACCCAGTCCTCTGTG GTGACGACTGAACCACCCAAAAGCCGGCCTAACGTGCATCCTAATTACAGCTCTGAAGCCAACGAAATGACCAATGATGTTCAAAGGGACCAAAGTGCTCCTCCACCGCGGCAGGAAAAAACAGTTCATTCCCTCCCCACTGCCATGGCAACCAACACTCCCACAGCGCCTCCTTTCATTAGTTTCCCTGTCACAAAGACTCCAG GGCCGTGGCGGGACTGCCAGCACGTACTGGAATCAGGCGAGACCACCAGTGGGATCTACCTGCTCCGCCCACAGAGTGCCAACCGGCTCCTGCAGGCCTGGTGTGAGCAGAGTCAGGCTCAGGGAGGGTGGACGGTCATCCAGAGGAGGCAGGATGGCTCCGTCAACTTCTTCCGGACCTGGGAGCAGTATAAG CAAGGCTTTGGGAACCTAGATGGAGAGTATTGGCTCGGGCTTGAACACCTCTACTGGATGACTAAACAGGCCCAATATAAACTGCGGGTGGCTCTGGAGGACTGGCAGGGCCGACAGGTGTTTGCCGAGTATGACAGCTTCCACCTGGAACCGGAGAGCGACTGGTACCGACTGCGGCTGGGACAATACCACGGCAACGCTGGGGACTCGCTCTCGTGGCACAACAACAAGGCCTTCACCACCCTGGATCGAGACAAGGACGGCTATACAG GTAACTGCGCTCATTACCAAAAAGGAGGCTGGTGGTACCACATGTGTGCCCACTCCAATCTGAACGGCGTGTGGTATCGAGGCGGACACTATCGCAGCCGCTACCAGGACGGGGTCTACTGGGCGGAGTTCCACGGAGGGTCCTACTCTTTGAAACGAGTTTCCATGATGATCAAACCTACATAA
- the ppan gene encoding suppressor of SWI4 1 homolog: MGKSKTKNQKKCRAAANHVANESYAAVPHSFVFHRGQVGKNAGQLILDVRRVMEPYTAESLKIRKKNVLKDFVAIAGPLGVTHFMIFSKTASTLNMRLARLPKGPMLHFRVLKYSLIKDVVSSLKKHRMHEQQFTHHPLLVLNNFGSDGMHVKLMATMFQHMFPSINVHKVNLNNIKRCVLLSYNPVSQEIEFRHYSLKVVPVGMSRGVKKLMQEKFPNMSKFEDISELLMNGANLSESEAEQDAEHNITELPQAYSGRGNMASQQSAVRLTEIGPRMTLQLMKIQEGMGEGNVLYHNFISKTEEEIQEILNRKEAQLKEKEGRRKKQEQNVAQKKEKRDENKQKSLEGMKRKHHEDEEDSEVEDPGMQQDEVAAVESDDEVEYYRQAVGEEPDEDMFPSAKKRKGSEKTHRPAKTRKLSPGKPPRKDRDAKSPKRNGPGGQQHREQTGKGWKKSRDRSRDREKPFGKKVKPGGKTFGAKKAGEGEKKFGGKKKFDGNKTFGGKKNKDKSFKSKGQKAKPGFKKKGAEQGFKQRKGKG, encoded by the exons ATGGGAAAATCAAAG ACCAAGAACCAGAAGAAATGCCGAGCAGCAGCCAACCATGTGGCCAATGAGAGCTACGCAGCCGTGCCCCACTCCTTCGTGTTTCATCGGGGTCAGGTTGGGAAAAACGCTGGTCAGCTCATCCTGGACGTACGGAGAGTCATGGAGCCATACACAGCAGAGTCTCTGAAG ATTAGGAAAAAGAACGTGCTGAAAGACTTTGTGGCTATCGCAGGACCACTGGGAGTGACACACTTCATGATCTTCAGCAAGACCGCCAGCACTCTCAACATG AGACTCGCTCGGCTTCCCAAAGGTCCCATGCTTCATTTCAGAGTGCTCAAG tactcGCTTATCAAAGATGTGGTTTCGTCTCTGAAGAAGCACAGGATGCACGAGCAGCAGTTCACACACCATCCGCTTCTCGTCCTCAACAACTTTGGGTCTGATGGCATGCATGTCAAACTCATGGCCACCATGTTTCAACACATGTTTCCCTCTATTAATGTGCACAAG GTAAACCTCAACAATATAAAGAGGTGTGTGCTGCTGAGTTACAACCCAGTGTCCCAGGAAATTGAATTTCGCCATTA CAGCCTGAAGGTTGTCCCTGTGGGCATGAGCCGCGGGGTCAAGAAGCTGATGCAGGAGAAGTTCCCCAACATGAGCAAGTTTGAGGATATCAGTGAGCTGCTGATGAA cggTGCAAACCTTTCAGAAAGTGAAGCAGAGCAGGATGCAGAGCACAACATAACTGAGCTGCCACAGGCCTACTCTGGCCGAGGCAACATGGCGTCCCAGCAGAGCGCTGTCCGTCTGACCGAG ATTGGACCTCGCATGACTCTGCAACTGATGAAGATACAAGAAGGCATGGGAGAGGGGAATGTCCTTTATCACAACTTCA TCTCCAAGACGGAGGAGGAAATACAGGAGATCCTGAACAGGAAGGAAGCCCAGCTAAAGGAAAAAGAAGGTCGCCGAAAGAAGCAGGAGCAGAATGTTGctcagaaaaaagagaaacgGGACGAGAACAA ACAAAAGAGTCTGGAAGGCATGAAGAGGAAACACCACGAGGATGAAGAGGACAGTGAAGTGGAGGATCCCGGGATGCAGCAGGATGAGGTGGCTGCTGTTGAATCTGATGATGAGGTGGAGTACTACAGACAGGCTGTAGGAGAGGAGCCAGATGAAG ACATGTTCCCTAGTGCCAAGAAGAGGAAGGGCTCAGAAAAGACTCACAGACCTGCCAAGACGAGAAAGCTGTCCCCTGGTAAACCTCcaagaaaagacagagatgCCAAGTCGCCCAAGAGAAACGGTCCAGgtggacagcagcacagagaacaaacaggaaaaggatGGAAGAAATCCAGGGACAGATCCAGGGACAGGGAGAAGCCATTCGGGAAGAAAGTGAAGCCTGGAGGAAAGACATTTGGAGCAAAGAAAGCTGGCGAGGGGGAGAAGAAATTTGGTGGGAAGAAGAAATTTGATGGGAACAAAACATTTggtgggaagaaaaataaggACAAATCATTCAAATCTAAAGGTCAGAAAGCAAAGCCGGGCTTTAAGAAGAAAGGAGCAGAGCAAGGCTTTAAACAGAGGAAGGGAAAAGGCTGA